From Primulina huaijiensis isolate GDHJ02 chromosome 15, ASM1229523v2, whole genome shotgun sequence, one genomic window encodes:
- the LOC140959082 gene encoding calmodulin-binding protein 60 A-like isoform X2 yields MSSKRQQREEGTSLDETRPRKTPSSAVLDVMKLCRCQNLDAVLEPLIRRVVREEVDIAFRKYLIAKTRNYEKDTHISELRSLRLQFSKAISLPVFTGTLILGKGSTTMEVNLIDALTREIVFDGLESSAKVEIVVLEGDFIGDGGDNWTLEEFTNNIVRERERKKSLLSGEVITILKNGKGSLGDVSFTDNSSWTRSRRFRLGARLVDNFGDIRVREAISEPFVVRDHRGELYKKHHPPSLVDEVWRLENIGKDGAFHRRLSNENVNSVQDFLILHFSDPTKLRNILGVGISAKKWEATVEHAQTCTFDRKLYYYDSGRSLQKNGAVFNMVGQVMGMISNGQYVLADKLTESEKDDARELVLCAFRNRDKIVTFDEASTPTSSCLSFVQSSPGFPSKGRDLSSPKIGENYSQPNATSPDCNQSIFSIGGVSNFDDCLHDIDPLDNIGYDQSFSFPFPATDSLICDTDSIGPPLSNYHLQYFEADCSNLESSPDLLSDMDALIPDSVIQINGAKWRWNVLISIVRWCCYLKRIVARKTRVKKISRRC; encoded by the exons ATGTCGTCCAAGCGGCAACAAAGAGAGGAAGGCACTTCTTTGGACGAAACCCGCCCTCGGAAAACACCTTCTAG TGCTGTGCTGGATGTCATGAAACTGTGTAGATGCCAGAATCTTGATGCAGTTTTGGAGCCTTTGATTCGCCGAGTG GTTAGAGAGGAAGTGGATATAGcatttagaaaatatttgattGCGAAGACACG GAATTATGAGAAAGATACACACATTTCTGAACTAAGGAGTTTACGGTTACAATTTTCAAAAGCTATATCTCTTCCCGTATTTACGGGGACTCTCATTTTAGGAAAAGGAAGTACCACTATGGAAGTTAATTTAATTGACGCACTTACTAGAGAAATTGTTTTCGATGGTCTCGAATCCTCCGCAAAGGTGGAAATCGTAGTTCTTGAAGGAGATTTTATTGGTGATGGCGGCGACAATTGGACACTTGAGGAGTTCACAAATAATATTGTGAGGGAGCGGGAACGGAAAAAATCCCTTCTAAGTGGAGAAGTTATCACGATTCTTAAAAATGGAAAAGGTTCCTTGGGTGATGTTTCGTTTACTGATAATTCAAGCTGGACAAGAAGTCGTAGATTCAGGCTGGGGGCTCGACTTGTTGACAATTTTGGTGACATCAGAGTAAGAGAGGCAATATCAGAACCATTTGTTGTAAGAGATCATCGTGGAGAAT TGTACAAGAAGCACCACCCTCCATCTCTTGTTGATGAAGTGTGGCGGTTGGAAAATATTGGCAAAGATGGAGCTTTTCACAGACGGTTGAGCAATGAAAATGTTAATTCCGTGCAAGACTTTCTGATTTTACACTTCTCAGACCCCACAAAGCTTCGAAAT ATTCTTGGTGTAGGTATATCTGCTAAAAAGTGGGAAGCCACTGTGGAGCATGCTCAGACATGTACTTTTGACAggaaattatattattacgaTTCGGGTAGATCTTTACAAAAGAATGGCGCGGTTTTTAATATGGTGGGACAAGTGATGGGGATGATCTCAAATGGCCAGTATGTTCTCGCTGATAAGCTGACTGAATCAGAGAAG GATGATGCCCGTGAGTTGGTTCTCTGTGCCTTTAGGAATCGAGACAAAATTGTCACTTTTGATGAAGCATCTACACCTACCTCATCTTGTTTGTCATTTGTCCAATCTTCTCCGGGCTTCCCATCTAAGGGTCGAGATTTAAGCTCTCCCAAGATCGGTGAAAACTACTCCCAACCAAATGCCACGTCCCCAGACTGTAACCAGTCAATATTTTCAATTGGAGGCGTAAGCAATTTTGATGATTGCTTGCACGACATTGATCCCCTAGATAATATCGGGTACGATCAATCTTTTAGTTTCCCTTTCCCGGCTACGGACAGCTTAATCTGTGACACAGATTCAATTGGCCCACCGTTATCGAACTATCATCTACAGTACTTTGAGGCAGATTGTTCAAATTTGGAATCATCACCGGACTTACTAAGTGATATGGATGCTCTCATTCCTGATTCGGTCATTCAAATTAATGGAGCAAAATGGCGTTGGAATGTATTAATCAGCATAGTAAGATGGTGTTGCTATCTGAAACGAATCGTGGCTAGAAAAACTCGTGTCAAGAAAATTTCAAGACGTTGTTAG
- the LOC140959082 gene encoding calmodulin-binding protein 60 A-like isoform X1, translating to MSSKRQQREEGTSLDETRPRKTPSSAVLDVMKLCRCQNLDAVLEPLIRRVVREEVDIAFRKYLIAKTRNYEKDTHISELRSLRLQFSKAISLPVFTGTLILGKGSTTMEVNLIDALTREIVFDGLESSAKVEIVVLEGDFIGDGGDNWTLEEFTNNIVRERERKKSLLSGEVITILKNGKGSLGDVSFTDNSSWTRSRRFRLGARLVDNFGDIRVREAISEPFVVRDHRGELYKKHHPPSLVDEVWRLENIGKDGAFHRRLSNENVNSVQDFLILHFSDPTKLRNILGVGISAKKWEATVEHAQTCTFDRKLYYYDSGRSLQKNGAVFNMVGQVMGMISNGQYVLADKLTESEKASFTLLFFIHIWELKPCPLFQDDARELVLCAFRNRDKIVTFDEASTPTSSCLSFVQSSPGFPSKGRDLSSPKIGENYSQPNATSPDCNQSIFSIGGVSNFDDCLHDIDPLDNIGYDQSFSFPFPATDSLICDTDSIGPPLSNYHLQYFEADCSNLESSPDLLSDMDALIPDSVIQINGAKWRWNVLISIVRWCCYLKRIVARKTRVKKISRRC from the exons ATGTCGTCCAAGCGGCAACAAAGAGAGGAAGGCACTTCTTTGGACGAAACCCGCCCTCGGAAAACACCTTCTAG TGCTGTGCTGGATGTCATGAAACTGTGTAGATGCCAGAATCTTGATGCAGTTTTGGAGCCTTTGATTCGCCGAGTG GTTAGAGAGGAAGTGGATATAGcatttagaaaatatttgattGCGAAGACACG GAATTATGAGAAAGATACACACATTTCTGAACTAAGGAGTTTACGGTTACAATTTTCAAAAGCTATATCTCTTCCCGTATTTACGGGGACTCTCATTTTAGGAAAAGGAAGTACCACTATGGAAGTTAATTTAATTGACGCACTTACTAGAGAAATTGTTTTCGATGGTCTCGAATCCTCCGCAAAGGTGGAAATCGTAGTTCTTGAAGGAGATTTTATTGGTGATGGCGGCGACAATTGGACACTTGAGGAGTTCACAAATAATATTGTGAGGGAGCGGGAACGGAAAAAATCCCTTCTAAGTGGAGAAGTTATCACGATTCTTAAAAATGGAAAAGGTTCCTTGGGTGATGTTTCGTTTACTGATAATTCAAGCTGGACAAGAAGTCGTAGATTCAGGCTGGGGGCTCGACTTGTTGACAATTTTGGTGACATCAGAGTAAGAGAGGCAATATCAGAACCATTTGTTGTAAGAGATCATCGTGGAGAAT TGTACAAGAAGCACCACCCTCCATCTCTTGTTGATGAAGTGTGGCGGTTGGAAAATATTGGCAAAGATGGAGCTTTTCACAGACGGTTGAGCAATGAAAATGTTAATTCCGTGCAAGACTTTCTGATTTTACACTTCTCAGACCCCACAAAGCTTCGAAAT ATTCTTGGTGTAGGTATATCTGCTAAAAAGTGGGAAGCCACTGTGGAGCATGCTCAGACATGTACTTTTGACAggaaattatattattacgaTTCGGGTAGATCTTTACAAAAGAATGGCGCGGTTTTTAATATGGTGGGACAAGTGATGGGGATGATCTCAAATGGCCAGTATGTTCTCGCTGATAAGCTGACTGAATCAGAGAAGGCAAGCTTTactttattgttttttatacatatttggGAACTAAAGCCATGTCCGTTGTTTCAGGATGATGCCCGTGAGTTGGTTCTCTGTGCCTTTAGGAATCGAGACAAAATTGTCACTTTTGATGAAGCATCTACACCTACCTCATCTTGTTTGTCATTTGTCCAATCTTCTCCGGGCTTCCCATCTAAGGGTCGAGATTTAAGCTCTCCCAAGATCGGTGAAAACTACTCCCAACCAAATGCCACGTCCCCAGACTGTAACCAGTCAATATTTTCAATTGGAGGCGTAAGCAATTTTGATGATTGCTTGCACGACATTGATCCCCTAGATAATATCGGGTACGATCAATCTTTTAGTTTCCCTTTCCCGGCTACGGACAGCTTAATCTGTGACACAGATTCAATTGGCCCACCGTTATCGAACTATCATCTACAGTACTTTGAGGCAGATTGTTCAAATTTGGAATCATCACCGGACTTACTAAGTGATATGGATGCTCTCATTCCTGATTCGGTCATTCAAATTAATGGAGCAAAATGGCGTTGGAATGTATTAATCAGCATAGTAAGATGGTGTTGCTATCTGAAACGAATCGTGGCTAGAAAAACTCGTGTCAAGAAAATTTCAAGACGTTGTTAG